In one window of Arthrobacter pascens DNA:
- a CDS encoding IniB N-terminal domain-containing protein produces the protein MPTLASQLVQFLMSLFNNPHAAQAFLADPEQALSDAGLADVCAADVDAAMPVVLDYAPITISASSFDRQYNTGGNGAWTGHNGGHGSGFIPPLAGGGSGNYLNDHAQTVQQLQQVVNNYSYSSTVDDRDTVTDQSVNQNIWADGDVSQFFDNHATIAPGDHAMAAGDDIDFDDSFNVRDSSSTDNSVDYSTDYSVTAGRDANIGTTDVDVDFGDAFNTDSSIDDSFNTDFDLDVADSFNDSSDNSADNSNNSVDTYADLEDVGNTDNSVINSVSSTVDNSVELENVGNTDNSVAVDMEFEDFDNTYTDESVTVGHMEDNVVAAVDDVAAVDNEGEF, from the coding sequence ATGCCAACTCTTGCAAGCCAACTTGTCCAGTTCCTGATGAGCCTGTTCAACAACCCCCATGCGGCCCAGGCTTTCCTGGCCGATCCGGAGCAGGCCCTGTCGGACGCCGGGCTGGCTGACGTGTGCGCGGCAGATGTTGACGCGGCAATGCCTGTTGTGCTGGACTACGCCCCCATCACCATCAGCGCCTCATCCTTTGACCGGCAGTACAACACCGGAGGAAACGGCGCTTGGACGGGCCACAACGGCGGCCATGGCTCAGGCTTCATACCTCCCCTGGCCGGGGGCGGCAGCGGGAACTATCTGAATGACCACGCCCAGACAGTGCAGCAGTTGCAGCAGGTAGTTAACAACTACTCCTACAGCTCAACTGTGGATGACCGGGACACCGTCACCGACCAGTCAGTCAATCAGAACATCTGGGCAGACGGCGACGTGAGCCAGTTCTTTGACAACCACGCCACCATCGCCCCGGGCGACCATGCTATGGCCGCGGGCGACGACATCGACTTCGACGATTCTTTCAACGTCAGGGACTCCAGCAGCACAGACAATTCAGTGGACTACTCGACAGACTACTCAGTGACGGCGGGCCGCGACGCCAATATCGGTACGACGGATGTGGATGTCGACTTTGGGGACGCCTTCAACACTGACAGCTCGATCGACGATTCCTTCAATACCGATTTTGATCTGGACGTCGCCGACTCGTTCAACGACAGTTCCGATAACTCCGCAGACAACTCCAATAACTCCGTCGACACCTATGCAGACCTGGAGGATGTCGGCAATACAGACAACTCAGTTATCAACTCAGTTAGCAGCACGGTTGACAATTCCGTGGAGTTGGAGAACGTTGGCAACACGGATAACTCCGTTGCTGTTGATATGGAGTTCGAGGACTTCGACAACACGTACACGGACGAGTCCGTCACGGTCGGCCACATGGAGGACAACGTCGTAGCGGCGGTTGACGATGTCGCAGCAGTGGACAACGAAGGGGAGTTCTAA
- a CDS encoding dynamin family protein: MSDELVKLVEQGIALVGTGDRADLRRRLDQTLGRLRDPSIRVIVVGEFKQGKSKLINALVNAPVCPVDDDIATSVPTIVRHGESASAAVLIPRRDNEPGDDGVERQSINIPDLASYVSERGNPGNARQLVAAEVFLPRKVLAGGLTLIDSPGVGGLGSSHTLTTLTALPSADALLLVSDASQEYTEPELRFLRQAMRITPNAVGVLSKTDLYPDWRRVAEADRAHLATVAPDIPLIPVSSDLRLEAIRLQDGELNAESGFPALMTHLRVEIVGKAERIQRRSVSQDVLSVTEHLRMSLQSELAALEDPEGTPLMIEGLEAAKAQADELRKRSARWQITLNDGISDLIADMDYDLRDRLRSIQREAEAAIDLGDPSPTWPQFSQWLEECVAAAISDTFVWTSERAQWLAAQVAEHFSEDEVALPVLHVADAGDALDPVDDMPGLDSGRINPVQKLLIGMRGSYGGVLMFGLLTGIFGMALINPVSVGAGLLLGRKAYREDKEARLKRRQAEAKALVRRQVDDVVFQAGKQLKDRLRLVQRSTRDHFTEIAEEHHRSLADSVAAAQKAAAAYTLEKDMRIREIRAELKKVDALNRAARQLAEGPARGRPAGRHPPDPADPAEAPESAAAG, encoded by the coding sequence ATGTCGGATGAACTGGTGAAGCTGGTGGAGCAAGGCATAGCGCTGGTGGGGACTGGGGACCGGGCCGATCTTCGCCGGCGTCTGGACCAGACACTTGGCCGGCTGCGGGATCCGAGCATCCGCGTGATTGTGGTGGGGGAATTCAAGCAGGGCAAGAGCAAGCTCATCAATGCCCTCGTCAACGCGCCCGTCTGTCCTGTCGACGACGACATCGCCACTTCCGTACCCACCATCGTCAGGCACGGTGAATCGGCGTCGGCTGCTGTCCTGATCCCGCGGCGGGACAACGAACCCGGCGACGACGGCGTGGAACGCCAGTCCATCAACATCCCCGATCTGGCTTCCTACGTTTCGGAACGGGGGAACCCGGGAAACGCCAGGCAACTGGTGGCAGCTGAAGTGTTCCTTCCCCGCAAGGTGCTGGCCGGAGGCCTGACGCTGATCGATTCCCCGGGCGTTGGCGGACTGGGTTCGTCGCACACCCTGACCACACTGACGGCCTTGCCTTCGGCGGACGCACTGCTCCTGGTGTCCGACGCGTCCCAGGAGTACACCGAGCCTGAACTCCGGTTCCTTCGCCAGGCCATGAGGATCACCCCCAATGCCGTGGGAGTCCTGTCCAAGACCGATCTGTACCCGGACTGGCGCCGCGTCGCCGAAGCGGACAGGGCCCACCTGGCGACAGTGGCTCCGGACATCCCGCTGATTCCGGTTTCGTCCGATCTCCGTCTGGAAGCAATCCGTCTCCAGGACGGTGAACTGAACGCGGAATCCGGCTTCCCTGCCTTGATGACCCACCTCCGTGTCGAAATTGTGGGAAAGGCGGAGAGGATCCAGCGGCGCTCCGTGAGCCAGGACGTTCTTTCGGTCACCGAGCACCTTCGAATGTCCCTGCAGTCGGAGCTCGCTGCCCTTGAGGACCCCGAAGGCACCCCGCTGATGATCGAGGGGCTTGAAGCCGCCAAGGCACAGGCCGATGAGCTCCGGAAGCGCTCGGCCCGCTGGCAGATCACGTTGAACGACGGCATCAGCGACCTCATTGCTGATATGGATTATGATCTGCGTGACCGTCTGCGCAGCATTCAGCGGGAGGCGGAGGCGGCCATCGACCTGGGCGACCCGAGCCCTACCTGGCCGCAGTTCTCACAGTGGCTGGAAGAGTGCGTGGCCGCAGCGATATCGGACACCTTTGTGTGGACCAGCGAACGGGCGCAATGGCTCGCGGCGCAGGTGGCCGAGCACTTTTCGGAGGACGAGGTGGCCTTGCCCGTGCTCCATGTTGCGGACGCGGGAGACGCTCTGGATCCCGTCGACGACATGCCGGGGTTGGACTCAGGACGCATCAATCCGGTCCAAAAGCTCCTGATCGGTATGCGGGGATCTTACGGCGGAGTGCTGATGTTCGGCCTGCTGACGGGCATTTTCGGAATGGCGCTGATTAATCCGGTGTCTGTCGGAGCGGGCCTGCTGCTGGGGCGCAAGGCGTACCGGGAGGATAAGGAGGCGCGCCTCAAGCGTCGGCAGGCCGAGGCCAAGGCGCTGGTGCGGCGGCAGGTTGACGACGTTGTCTTCCAGGCCGGGAAGCAGCTTAAGGACAGGCTCCGACTGGTCCAGCGCTCCACCCGGGACCATTTCACAGAGATTGCCGAGGAGCACCACAGGTCCCTGGCAGACTCAGTGGCGGCAGCCCAAAAGGCCGCCGCCGCGTACACCCTCGAAAAAGACATGCGCATCCGGGAGATCAGGGCGGAGCTGAAGAAGGTCGATGCCCTGAACCGTGCCGCCCGGCAGCTTGCCGAGGGACCAGCCCGGGGACGGCCGGCGGGAAGACACCCGCCGGATCCGGCGGACCCGGCGGAAGCACCTGAATCGGCGGCGGCGGGATGA
- the ccsB gene encoding c-type cytochrome biogenesis protein CcsB — MPFPINETMGQYSELFMLLAAGTYTVAFIAFAWDLAKSSKALRAVDLKAAEAALAQKVPVVAGVGSAGAVAVMDRTESHLAGPVGRAERPTSSASKQAGPASGGGQTADGDMRYAAVRRVPARVAVALAVLGAAIHAAGVITRAIGAGRVPWGNMYEFLTTGAFVVMAMFLLVLIRRDLRFLGTFVVGLVIIMLVAASVAFWTPVGHLVPALQSYWLIIHVSIAVMSSALFTLTFAMSALQLVQAHRQKTVAAGSTDKLGFMRLVPSALSLENLSYRINAIAFIGWTFTLMFGAIWAEKAWGRFWGWDTKEVWTFVIWVVYAGYLHARATRGWTGTRAAWLSIVGYLCVVFNFTIVNQFFNGLHSYSGL, encoded by the coding sequence ATGCCTTTCCCCATCAACGAAACCATGGGCCAGTACAGCGAGCTGTTCATGTTGCTCGCCGCCGGCACCTACACCGTGGCCTTCATTGCCTTCGCCTGGGACCTGGCGAAGAGCAGCAAGGCCCTGCGCGCCGTTGACCTCAAGGCCGCAGAAGCCGCCCTGGCGCAAAAGGTGCCGGTGGTAGCTGGTGTAGGAAGCGCCGGCGCGGTTGCCGTCATGGACCGGACAGAGTCCCACCTGGCGGGGCCGGTGGGCCGGGCCGAACGGCCCACATCATCGGCGTCGAAACAGGCCGGCCCCGCGTCGGGCGGCGGACAGACAGCCGACGGCGACATGCGCTACGCCGCTGTCCGTCGCGTTCCCGCTCGAGTGGCAGTAGCACTCGCGGTGCTGGGTGCCGCGATCCATGCCGCCGGCGTCATTACCCGGGCCATCGGCGCCGGTCGCGTGCCGTGGGGCAACATGTACGAGTTCCTCACCACGGGCGCGTTCGTTGTCATGGCCATGTTCCTGCTGGTGCTGATCCGCCGTGACCTTCGTTTCCTGGGCACGTTCGTGGTAGGCCTGGTGATCATCATGCTGGTGGCTGCCTCGGTGGCGTTCTGGACCCCCGTAGGCCACCTGGTGCCCGCCCTGCAGAGCTATTGGCTCATCATCCACGTCTCCATCGCCGTGATGTCATCCGCGCTTTTCACCCTCACTTTCGCCATGTCCGCACTGCAGCTGGTCCAGGCACACCGGCAGAAGACGGTGGCGGCAGGCAGCACGGACAAGCTGGGCTTCATGCGGCTGGTGCCTTCCGCCCTGAGCCTGGAGAACCTCTCATACCGGATCAACGCCATCGCCTTCATTGGCTGGACCTTCACGCTCATGTTCGGTGCCATCTGGGCGGAAAAGGCCTGGGGCCGCTTCTGGGGGTGGGACACCAAGGAAGTGTGGACCTTCGTCATCTGGGTGGTCTACGCAGGCTACCTGCACGCCCGGGCCACGCGCGGCTGGACCGGCACACGGGCCGCGTGGTTGTCGATCGTCGGCTACTTGTGCGTGGTCTTTAATTTCACCATCGTCAACCAGTTCTTCAACGGGCTGCACTCCTACTCAGGCCTCTAA
- a CDS encoding Hsp70 family protein — MNYVLAIDVGTSFTAAAVARLDRNARPVPESLPLGLRGTAVPSVVYYPQEGPILVGEAAERRGLDSPERVVREFKRRVGDAVPICVGTMSLAAEDVFATMARWVADRAEEREGAPPSRIVMSHPASWGGHRTALILDALAAKGLADVDLITEPEAAALHYASQVRVEDGSTIGVYDLGGGTFDTAVLRKATAGRFEFLGRPEGIEGLGGADFDAAVFGHVAEHAGAALAGVDHDMPGALAALARLRRECVEAKEALSSDTEASISVFLPGIQQQVRLVRAEFEAMIEGPIRETVDALESSLQDVGLTAGDLSAVLLIGGSSRIPLVAQLISQQLDRPIAVDADPKSSICLGAAVSALGAEAPAAAELVAAAGVPVTDNASPHASWSRKPAGMPRVLSDGKADGPEQHHPGHRPHRGTQVQKPTVRVTTAAAAAALFTVLTATAAQSPEGLGQLSSIFVPPAADASKDSGAAPALSPAVGGGEDTSIGAGVPATGIEASGQQGTGNLPGATGIAMAIPTAGLQSWAGSGQAAGSTPQIGVAAAGNENSQTTDGSAAQTPDQAGTTADPAGSPTDSDPAPGTSTPTDPASEPGPEPSDPAPAPDPMSEPAPEPTPEPTPQPTPEPAPEPTPEPAPQPTPVPTPEPTPEPTPQPTPVPTPEPTIPEPTIDPTAEPSPTPEPSVDVPTTETSTAADAALPTEAAA; from the coding sequence ATGAACTACGTTCTCGCCATTGATGTCGGGACCAGTTTCACTGCGGCCGCTGTAGCCCGACTTGACCGGAACGCCCGGCCTGTTCCGGAGAGCCTACCACTGGGCCTCCGTGGAACGGCAGTCCCGTCCGTGGTGTATTACCCCCAGGAGGGACCCATCCTTGTGGGAGAAGCCGCGGAGCGACGCGGCCTCGATTCCCCCGAGCGTGTGGTGCGTGAATTCAAACGCCGGGTGGGTGACGCAGTACCGATCTGCGTCGGCACGATGTCACTTGCCGCCGAAGATGTTTTCGCCACGATGGCCCGATGGGTCGCTGACCGCGCTGAAGAGCGCGAGGGAGCGCCGCCGTCGCGGATTGTCATGTCCCATCCTGCCTCCTGGGGTGGGCATCGCACCGCCCTTATCCTCGATGCCCTGGCCGCGAAGGGCCTTGCCGACGTCGATCTGATCACCGAACCGGAGGCGGCGGCACTGCACTACGCCTCCCAGGTGCGGGTGGAGGACGGGAGCACTATCGGGGTCTACGACCTTGGCGGCGGAACCTTTGACACCGCGGTCCTGAGGAAGGCAACCGCCGGCCGTTTTGAATTCCTGGGGCGGCCGGAAGGTATTGAAGGGCTGGGCGGCGCCGATTTCGACGCCGCTGTCTTCGGTCATGTCGCGGAGCACGCAGGAGCGGCCCTGGCCGGCGTGGACCATGACATGCCTGGAGCACTTGCGGCGCTGGCCCGGCTGCGGCGGGAATGCGTTGAAGCCAAGGAAGCGCTCTCTTCCGACACTGAGGCAAGCATCTCGGTGTTCCTGCCCGGAATCCAGCAGCAGGTACGCCTGGTCAGGGCTGAATTCGAGGCGATGATCGAGGGCCCTATCCGCGAGACGGTGGACGCCTTGGAAAGTTCGCTCCAGGACGTTGGGCTGACAGCCGGGGACTTGTCTGCCGTGCTGCTGATCGGCGGGTCCTCCCGCATACCACTGGTGGCGCAGCTCATTTCGCAGCAGCTGGACCGTCCCATAGCCGTTGATGCTGATCCCAAGTCGTCGATCTGCCTGGGGGCTGCCGTCTCCGCGCTGGGCGCAGAGGCGCCGGCCGCTGCCGAACTTGTTGCCGCGGCGGGGGTTCCCGTAACCGACAACGCAAGCCCGCACGCCAGCTGGTCCCGGAAACCTGCAGGCATGCCGCGTGTCCTGTCGGACGGCAAAGCCGATGGCCCGGAGCAACACCATCCAGGGCACAGGCCGCACCGCGGCACCCAAGTCCAGAAGCCCACGGTGCGGGTGACAACGGCAGCCGCAGCTGCGGCCCTCTTCACGGTGCTTACAGCCACAGCGGCCCAGAGCCCTGAGGGGCTGGGACAGCTCTCGTCTATCTTTGTGCCGCCTGCCGCGGACGCGTCGAAGGACAGCGGGGCCGCCCCGGCCCTTTCCCCTGCCGTTGGAGGCGGCGAGGATACCAGTATTGGGGCAGGCGTCCCTGCAACCGGGATCGAGGCAAGCGGACAACAGGGCACGGGCAACCTTCCCGGCGCAACCGGGATCGCGATGGCGATCCCGACGGCCGGCCTGCAATCGTGGGCAGGATCGGGCCAGGCGGCAGGCTCAACACCCCAAATCGGAGTAGCAGCAGCCGGCAACGAGAACTCACAGACCACTGACGGCTCCGCGGCGCAAACTCCCGATCAGGCCGGTACAACTGCTGATCCTGCCGGCTCGCCCACGGATTCCGACCCTGCTCCCGGCACGTCCACCCCCACCGATCCAGCTTCCGAGCCGGGGCCGGAACCTTCGGATCCGGCTCCCGCGCCTGACCCCATGTCGGAGCCCGCACCCGAGCCGACACCTGAGCCGACCCCGCAGCCGACGCCTGAGCCGGCCCCGGAGCCGACGCCTGAGCCGGCCCCGCAGCCGACGCCGGTACCGACCCCTGAGCCGACGCCTGAACCGACCCCGCAGCCGACGCCCGTACCGACCCCTGAGCCGACAATTCCCGAACCGACTATCGACCCGACAGCTGAACCCTCACCCACCCCGGAACCTTCAGTCGACGTTCCCACCACCGAGACATCCACTGCAGCTGACGCAGCCCTCCCGACCGAAGCGGCGGCCTGA
- a CDS encoding LuxR C-terminal-related transcriptional regulator — translation MNGNHMHPPSHHSAEYMAQRLQGENAAVRELLLALSVGFALPGPLPQALERKLDGDEVESLAALVAKAESAGLLQPDGTVVGPVQHSLLTVTPTARVHALQRELVGRFAAERRPLGDFARDLARSGLADPRVAAELEKTADKALEREPALAVQIYDEALLAGADEMATAARRAQAAAAAGDLDAAGRIVDSLLVSVDPPDLVRGVDVAAAVWAHRGMLARSADVYSWLGRARVGQSAPLAAVAMIGCGNRSGAEAIFPSDPAAASPTLLAVALTQMGQGILESLGTEPQHALPVLIHASDMLNASGSAHALPDTPAALAALLAMHGGEPRLAETILRAAVAAGQGGHAAKPRLFLLQAWSAMQQDNPEEARLAINEAMKVNPWALVPRDEFLCAALEVGLARRSGEVHELVMAWERAREAMLHTSVDLYSLLPWGELMVAAARLRESKRVAHYLEEAWALLAKLGEPPLWAVPLHWAAVQAALLTESPADLAPHAAALVRAAEHSHLAFVLAAAGKAWVSVLAGQFNAAHVEAAARGLSKIGMPWEGARLAGHAAARADERKDMMSLLACARDLHPQGNSAVVTPAGPPAGRKLTPPDNNPGMRSQSAGLSEREKDVARLVLEGKTYREIGEAIYISPRTAEHHVARMRARLGAQNRSDLLVRLRLALGATPEDSDE, via the coding sequence ATGAACGGGAATCACATGCATCCGCCGTCGCACCATAGTGCGGAGTACATGGCGCAGCGCCTGCAGGGCGAAAACGCGGCCGTCAGGGAACTCCTGCTCGCCTTGTCCGTTGGATTTGCCCTTCCGGGCCCCCTGCCGCAGGCGCTGGAACGCAAGCTGGACGGCGACGAAGTGGAGAGCCTTGCAGCGCTGGTTGCGAAGGCAGAGTCAGCCGGCCTCCTGCAGCCGGACGGAACCGTAGTGGGTCCGGTGCAGCATTCGCTCCTGACCGTCACTCCGACCGCGCGCGTGCATGCATTGCAGCGCGAACTCGTCGGAAGGTTCGCTGCGGAACGCAGGCCGCTGGGAGACTTCGCGCGGGACCTGGCACGGAGCGGACTGGCCGATCCCCGCGTGGCGGCGGAGCTCGAAAAGACTGCTGACAAAGCACTTGAACGCGAGCCCGCGCTGGCAGTCCAAATCTATGACGAAGCATTGTTGGCCGGAGCCGATGAGATGGCAACGGCTGCCCGCCGGGCCCAGGCTGCTGCCGCTGCCGGAGATCTCGATGCCGCCGGCCGGATCGTTGACTCGCTCCTAGTCAGCGTCGATCCGCCGGACCTCGTGCGCGGAGTGGATGTTGCGGCCGCAGTGTGGGCCCACCGGGGAATGCTGGCCCGCAGCGCAGACGTGTACAGCTGGCTGGGCCGGGCCAGGGTAGGCCAATCGGCACCGCTGGCTGCTGTTGCGATGATCGGCTGCGGCAACCGGTCCGGGGCGGAAGCGATATTCCCTTCCGATCCGGCGGCGGCGTCGCCCACGCTACTGGCCGTCGCCCTGACGCAGATGGGCCAGGGCATCCTCGAATCGCTTGGGACCGAGCCGCAGCATGCCCTTCCCGTCTTGATCCATGCCTCGGACATGCTCAATGCCTCAGGCTCGGCCCACGCTCTCCCGGACACTCCCGCTGCGCTCGCTGCATTGCTTGCCATGCATGGCGGGGAGCCCCGCCTCGCTGAGACCATTCTTCGTGCCGCCGTTGCTGCCGGCCAGGGCGGTCATGCCGCCAAACCCCGTCTCTTTCTGCTCCAGGCCTGGTCCGCCATGCAGCAGGACAATCCTGAGGAAGCCCGCCTGGCGATCAACGAGGCCATGAAAGTAAATCCCTGGGCTTTGGTGCCCCGGGATGAATTCCTGTGTGCGGCACTTGAAGTGGGCCTTGCCCGGCGGAGCGGCGAAGTCCACGAACTTGTCATGGCGTGGGAGCGGGCCAGGGAGGCGATGCTGCACACCTCCGTTGACCTGTACAGCCTCCTGCCATGGGGCGAACTCATGGTCGCCGCCGCCCGGCTACGGGAAAGCAAGCGGGTAGCGCACTATCTGGAGGAGGCGTGGGCCCTGCTGGCAAAGCTTGGTGAACCGCCGCTCTGGGCCGTGCCCCTTCACTGGGCGGCCGTCCAGGCCGCATTGTTGACCGAGAGCCCGGCTGACCTGGCCCCGCACGCCGCAGCCCTGGTGCGGGCGGCAGAACACAGCCACCTCGCCTTTGTGCTTGCGGCAGCGGGCAAAGCCTGGGTGTCCGTCCTGGCCGGACAGTTCAACGCCGCGCATGTGGAAGCGGCGGCCCGCGGGCTGAGCAAAATAGGAATGCCGTGGGAGGGTGCACGCCTGGCAGGGCATGCCGCCGCCCGCGCAGACGAGCGCAAGGACATGATGAGCCTGCTCGCCTGTGCCCGCGACCTTCATCCGCAGGGAAATTCGGCTGTAGTGACCCCGGCAGGACCGCCGGCCGGCCGCAAGCTCACCCCGCCTGACAACAACCCCGGCATGCGGTCGCAGTCTGCCGGACTCAGTGAACGCGAAAAAGATGTGGCAAGGCTAGTCCTTGAAGGCAAGACATATCGGGAAATCGGGGAAGCCATTTACATCTCCCCCCGGACCGCCGAGCACCATGTTGCCCGGATGCGCGCCCGGCTCGGTGCGCAAAACCGCTCGGATCTCCTGGTCCGGTTACGGCTGGCACTAGGGGCAACGCCTGAGGATTCTGATGAATAG